The Callospermophilus lateralis isolate mCalLat2 chromosome 18, mCalLat2.hap1, whole genome shotgun sequence nucleotide sequence AtaatcctttattttattgaaacCTTAGGTCATTGTTCTAGTTAATACAGTTAATCTCTGGGTTTCTGGTATGAAGTTTAAGAGGGCTGAAATGTTCTGGAATTCAGGAGGGTCACCTGAATTCTATCCACTATCAGTAATTTGGGGGAACATCTTATGGACCCAAGTCATCAAATAACTTGTTCCTTTCTGAAAGGGCCAGTGTGAGGGACTGCTGTGCAGACCCAAGCAAGCCCACTCTGGTGCTGAAAGtagtcattttctttttctgaaaaccTCACACCAGGCTGCATCCTGGCTTCTGTTATTGGCACCAGGCTTTGTTTACACTCCAAGCTGCCTCAGTGTGGGTCACAGGGTTAGTGCACTCCTTTCCTGCCCACCTTCCCTTGCCCCTGAGGCCTTGCAGGGCTGCAGTCTCAGGAAGCACTTGGTACTTGTGggacttctattttttttcctgtggagaTCAGTGAAGACTCTAGGGGAAAAGCTGCTTCAACCTCAATCTGGCACCTCAGCTAACTTTCAAGAATGGAAAGCAACTAACTTTGGTGCTTAAGCTGGGCCACCAGGTCAGTCCAGAGCAGCAGGTTTGGCCTAATGGGATCTTCCTTCATGGCTGCATTGGATTATACAACTGTTCTGGGATGCCCCCAGATACTGTCATCTTAGACCCAGAAGAACTTGTTGATCTGGCACATCCCGTGGACATCTTGTCCTTAGATTTTGGAATTGGTCGACAGTGAAGACAAGAACTGTGGGGCAATCTTTCCTTCTGATCATTCTTCACCAAACTGACCCCAGTTGCAGACAAGGGAATTACCTTGGACATATACTTGCTTAATAAAGTTTTAGGGGAGCATGATCAGTTGCCTTTGGTTCAGGGCATGCATCTGTGAGAATATGGGGGGTCATTCCTACTGTCATGGGTTGGGGATTTGTATACCAAATTCCTGTCTGATGACATGGAGTCTTGTGCAAAGGCTGACTTGCCTAAACTATATAAATATGATTTCTGTCTGAGCTGAGCTGGCACCATCCCAGGGCTCCTCTGGAGCTAATCCTTTAAGCATTGTGCTTATCTGAGGATCCTTGACTCTGGCTTTAGTGTTTTCCACCCAATAACCAACTTCTCCCAGGAATGTGCTGCCCCCCAGTGGCTTCTCAGAAGAAGGGACACCAcacttcaggtgctgagtgcttgCTTAGTGAGCCATGTCATCCTCCTCTCATTACTGAAGGATGACAACATTCTTCCTCGATGTTGGATACAAACTTCTCTTAGAAACCCTTCTGTGGGAGGGTAGCCAGATACCCTACAGACTCAAGTTTCATAGTGGAATTAGTTCCCACCAGGTCTTCATTAAATCTTACTAAATCCTTCTCCTGGTGTGCTAATCCCTTTTGCAATGGTACAGTTTGTACCCTTTTCAGTAGGtagtttgtgaagttgtcagcccTTTGATGTTGACGAAACTTAATGAACACATAAACAGCAGTGAGTACATTAAAACGGCAAAGTGGTTTTTAATCCTTCATTTCTATGTCTATAGAAGGAGACTAAGATGACTAGTATTAAGCCTGCTTTTAGGTTTAATTAGCTGCAGTAATAGCCTGAGTACAGAGCCTAATAATTCTAGCAGATTTAACAATTCCATGTAGATAGGAACAAATGTAGGTAAGTGCTTATAAAATGGACAAAGTAAAAGAATGGGTAGAAGTAGAAAAGTAGAGAAACCTATAAAATCTTGAAAGAGATGAGAAGAAGACTTCTCCCTGTATATTTCACTTTCCTATGTGATAGAGGCTACCTCAAATGGAAAGTTTTATGTGTTTTCCTAGACCTGTGCTAATGTAGCTagttaaaacaaagtaaaaaattcATGGCCAGGTatggtaatctcagctactcagcaaACAGGCAagaggagtccaaatctgaggccAGCTCTTAGCGAGACCCtttcttgaaatttaaaaaaaattaaaaagggctgaaatgtagctcagtggcacagcacttgcctaatgtgttttaaggccctgggttcagtcgaaaaaaagaaagaaaaaaaaattcagtttctcaGTTGCACCAACCAGATTGCAAGTGCTCAAtggccacatgtggctagtggctactATTAGAGAGTATAGATATAGAACATTTATCACTGCACAAAATTCTATTTGACTAGAATCAATGCCAAACAGTTAAGGCAGCTGGGATTTTGAAAAGGGTAGGGATAGAGAttgcttacaagagatttaaggtttgggcaccaaaatttgttctgttCATATATAGTTTGTTTTCCCTATCAATAAATTTTGCATTCATGGATTCAACTAACTGtagcttaaaaatatttttgggtagaaaaaaaaaatacctacacTAAACATAGTTTTTGTCATTATTCCCCAAATACAGTATATCAGCTATGTATattgcactgtttttttttttttttggttgttttgatactggggtttgaacccaggggcactcaaccactgagccacttagggccttgctaggttgctgaggctggctttgaacttgtggtcctcctgcctgagccttgtgagctgttgggattacaggggtgtgccacaGTGCCTGCCTGCATTAGATTTTATAAATAATCTGGAGATGACAAAGTATTTGAAGGatgtgtaggttatatgcaaatattatgtcattttatacaagggacttgagcatctgtggattttggtATCCACAGGAGGTTTTTGAATCAGTCACCCACAGATACTGAAGGACAATTACTGTTTTAGTAAGAAACACTTCTCAATAGAAAGCCAAGTTCAGGTTATGCTTACTTCATCCTCCCTTGTTGTGAGACCTTTATGTCTAAGGTTAATTCTATAACTTCTACCTCATTAACCCCccattttttttgtgggggaaagTCAATGGAAAAACACCTAAGATATTCAGATTtaaaaggttttgaagagttgGGTGTGTTAGTgcttatctgtaatcccagctacttattaGGCTAAAGGAAGGAGGATGATAAATTTGAGGCTAGTCAtttagtcagaccctgtctcaaaaaaataaaaagggctggaggtgttgcttagagtactcctgggttcagttcccagaactgcaaaaaaagggggaaaagtttttgaaaaattgcttgcTTCCATATTAAAAGTTAATCTTTATTAAATAGTATCATTCATATGCATTGTGCCTTGATCCCATTACCAAAGGACAACAGCAATCTTTACAACCATTATTGAAGTCCGAAGTAGGGAGGACAGAGACCTATTGACTAAAACCTCCCAGCTCAAATTCCACATTCTGCCCTAACAGTTGTTATAACTGGGTTGTGCCCTGCAAGGAACCCACTGTAGCCCTTCTAGATCCCCTCTATCGAAGAGAACAGGCTTTTACTGCAGGTAGGCATCCTGGGGTGGGCTGGGAAGCAGAATATTACTGCTAATGAAACAGGTGTTTCTCCTTCCCTTCTGGCTTCAGCATGGGAGAACTGGAATATTAGGAAAAATGCCTGGGCCAGATGGTAGGGTCTCTTTTGATAGAGGTCAAGGAGCCTACTGTGAGTAGAAAAGATGTACTCCCTTAAGTTTTCACTGCTGGGGTGGTACTATTGGGTCTGCTTTTTCCTTCCACATGTTCAGCTAGGAATCCTAAGAGCATGTTGCTAGGCCAGTTGATACCAGTCACAGAGCCCTCAAAGGCCTGTGGTAGAACCTCCTGGATATCACAAGAtcatcaatctgaatccaggtcgTGGGGGTTGTCATAGCCAAATTCCTTCTGTACATCCAGAGGGTACTTGCTCCATACCAGTCGCCTGCTGCTGCCTCTTTCCTCTTCACTGAGGCTGTTATATTCATCAGAGTCTAGATGGAGACACCAGGAATGGATTCTTACTCTATGATTTTATAGGGTATGGCAAGAACTCCTTCCCTTCCCCattataaaatacattttcagTAAATAAAATCTAGAATGTAGAACATTTTTAAAGTATTCATTCCCACCATCTAACCAAGTCCCTAATACTGGGAGTATTTTGTCACTTTCCCCTTTGGTAAGATTCTTTCTTTATTATGAGAcatcaaaaaattatttttattggctGTACTCAGAagaatgtagtcaccaaagaaactGAGTTGCCAGGATATccttcctccttcttcccctAAATACTACGTCTGTGTTATAGCATTCTCTAAAGAATTGGAAATGtagaaattttttgaaattatttgaCAGACTTGTGAAAATCCTGGGCCTATCCCTACTGGCAACCCTCTTTCTTCATTATTCCTAGATAGGAGCAGGGAGAGGGGCATCGGGCTAGATGTTTTACTAAATCCCAACCACTGAAGTTGGTGCAGTATTGTctcattttttgaaggagaaatgAGGCTCACTGGAGTAACTTGCATAAGAATCATAAGAAGGCAATGACAGAACTAAGGATCTGAACTCAGGCCTGACTGACATGCTCCCAGCAGTCCTCCTGGAAATACAGTTCAATGGCAGAGAAGGAAATCAGCTGAGATGTACCTGTCAATTGCCTTCGCCTCAGACTTGGATCTTATCAGTCCCTCCCTATCAATCTTCCACCTACCTCTGGAATCATCACCATCACTACTTTCCTCCTCTGGGTACTCGTTGCGCCAATTATTCTCACTGTTCTCATCATCTTCGTCTTCATAAATGTCATCTGGTTGTTGATCATCATTTACCTGCACATCTCAACACAAACATAAGTCTAAGTCAAATCATCTTAAGGGTATGCTCTTTGGAGGAAGCTATTAGGATACTGGGGAGATTCAGGTGAAAGTACCATGTGAAAAGGCAGATTAGGAGTTAGTTTAACTGCTATACAAGGGACTATGATAATCTTAGGCTAAGCTCCACCAGAATGGAATGCAGAGGAGCCACAGCTCTGAGCAGGTAATGACAGTAATCTTCAAACTCCTGGAGGGCCACCAGATGGGAGAGGAATTTTATGGATTGTGGGTGATGCCAAAGGTCAGAACTAAAACACAATATGAGGAGGTGCACAAAGGCAGGAGTAGGAACTATGTAGTGGTCCATGGTAGATGCCTGACAGCAAAACTATGGGTACAGTACAGGTGCAAGAAAAGGTACTTTTACAATTTGAGTATATCAGGTGCCAACTACATCTTTCTCATTAATCATTAAAATTTAAGAATATGGTGTTAGGATGTTAGCTTTCATCATCCAAAGTTTTCTCCtcttttaatacaattaaaataaaaacttttgtgcacaccggtaatcccagctactcatgaggctgaggcaagaggatcacaagttgaagccagtctcagcaacttagagagaccctgtctcaaaaaataaaaaaagggtgtggctcagtggtagagtccttgcccagcatgcatgaggacctgggttcaatcctcagtgcctaaataaattaataaaaatttaaaaagggctggaatgtggcttagtggttaagtgcccctgggttaattcCTCAgcacccaaaataaataaataaatgaaagcttTTGTTCTCATTCATGTTAAGAATGTCTGATTTTGCCAGATGTAGTGGTGCACACCAATCCTGGTAACTTGGGAgtagaggcaagaggattacaagttcaaggccatcctgggtaacttagtgagatcttgtctcaaaagaaaaagaaaagggactggggatgttgctcagtagtgaaatctccttgggttcaattcccactaccaaaaaaaaaaaagaaaagaaaaagaaaaaaaaaaatctgtttttatttaattttatttaagccCTTATACATATTTACCCTCTAAAGTGGACAGCTATAAACAGGAAGCCATAAACAATAAAGATAATTTTGTAAACCTTGTAAAAGATTATGAGCAAAAATTATCAGTACTTCTAAAAAATATCAACCCCCAGTAGTCCCCTTGGAAATAATGTTCAATGGTAGAGAAAGAAAATTTGGGGGTATTTTCTAAAATTTCCTACACTAAACTCAGGTTTATAAAAGACGTTTAGAGTAAATTTTTACTGCCATGTGAAAAATTTATTTCCTGCTGGGCACaggggcatatgcctgtaatctaaGCTACTCTGGACGCTGATGCAGGTGaatcccagttcaaggccagcataatCAACTTAAATAGACCCTAtcccaaattaaaattaaaaagttggGGATGTACCACAGTGGTTGAGAGCTTGCTTAgtgtgtgccaggccctgggttcaatccctagtattaccaaaacaaaacaacagtaaCAACAAAACCAATCTAGAATAAGTTTTTCCTTTTAAGTAAGAACAAgaaaaatgatgagaagtgaagcCCGGAGAGGCAAAGCACCCTAACCAAAGAAAAAGTTTAGGTAGCCACATGCCCTCCTCCCTTCATTGACCTCCTTACCAGGTCCCATTCCTGGCTGTAGGGCTGCACGGAGAGGATATTCTCAATCCACCCTGGAGTGGCCATCTCCAAGTAGTAAATGTCATACACATAGTCATCGTGCTTTTGTTCCTCTTGGTGCCCGACTCCTGGTCCATCCTCAGATACAGTCAACCGCTCGCGGATCATCTCTACAGAATTGCAGAGGATCACATCTGGGTCAGATGTCTGTGAAAACATAATACAGGCATGACTCAAAACGTTTTCCATGAGGAACCAAAGAGTTGTGGGAAAGAAGGCCTGTTACAGTTCTGTTAATATTTAAGATTCTtattctagggctggggctgccttgcatgtgtgaggtcctgtgttcgagtgtccatctacaactaaacactattaaaaaaaaaaaaaaagattctcataGACCACTAATCTCTTCTTAATTAGCTACAAAATTAAAGAAATCCAGAATGTCTGTAAAACTAACGGGTAGTCCTTCTTTTTGAATAAAAACCTATTAAGAATTCCTCCTGCTCTTTTGATCTTGGCTGACACAAAAAAacatatgggggctggggttgtagctcagtagcacaGCACTTGACTCACACATGTGAGGAAGCTGCATAGCTCAAACCAGATACCACATGAGAAAGTGGAGAGTGTCCCATGGTCAAGGCacacatgggttcaatcctcagcaccacagaaaaataaatgaatatttaaatatttgtgtccatttacaacttaaaaaaccaaacaaacaagaaaacagaacaaaaacacACGAGAACACTGACCTAAAAAGAGGCAAAGGGAGTTAGATAAATCGGCCAGCTTGTTCCCAAGCTCTGAGTCAAACCTGCTTCTACAGATCTAGATCTTCTCTGAGTTCCTTTGGCATGATATTTTCCCATTAGGGATCCACAGACCCAAACAGCACCTCTATTGCTGACCATAAAATGGGCTGGCATTTTGTGAGGCCACCTTTAGAGGCCTACAGGCAACTCCTGGGGACCACTACCATGCTCATTCTTTGGCTTGCCCActgacatcatttttttttttttttaatggtattagggattgaacccaggggcactttaccactgagctacattcccagcccttatttttattttgagatgggattttgctaaattggtgaggctggcctaTCCCTTGCAATCCTCTCGTCTCCGCCTcctctcctgagtcattgggattatagatgtgcactacCATGGCAGGCACTGACCTCTTTTTAAATCACAAATTGATTCACCTATATCTTTTCTGCTCAAAAGAATAGCTTGAATGAAATGTCCCAGAATAGGTCTAGTCCAGGTAAGATGTGGTCCAGTGCCTATAAGATGTCTTATCCAGGGTCCTGTAGCACAAGTAGGTATGGAAACTAGGGGGATGTGCTGTGGAATGCCTCTCAACAGATTCATCACAGGAAGCTGCATAGCTCAAACCAGATACCACATGAGAAAGTGGAGAGTGTCCCATGGTCAAAGCACACAGGGAGACTGAGGTTGTCATTTACAGGTTCAGAGGATTCTCCCATCAAAGTCAATGAAACTATAGATGCAAGTTTTTGTGCAGGCTCTTGAGCAAAGCTCTTTATGGGGAAAGATTTAGCTCTAACACACAGGTCCCGACCTGTTGGTCCACTGAACACCACACAAATTCAGCTTTAGGGCCTTTGCCCTTGCAGGTCCTCTGCCTTGAAAGCCCTCGCCCCCCAACCAATGCCCTGTCAtcattccttcccttccttccttccttttttaaaaaaattttttagtattatggattgaacctaggggctctTCACTACTGATCCACGTCCTCAGcgctttttaaatattatatttagagacaggatcttcctaagatcggcctctgcctcctgagctgctgggattacaggggtatgCCACCGCGCCCAGTCTTGCCATTCACTTTCAAGTCTTTACTTGAAAGGCTTTTTTCACAAAATTGTCACCACGCTTTCTCGCCTTTGTCCCCTTCTGACAATTTACTCGCTAACGTTTTTCTCCTCTGCTTGAATGTTTTCTTCTCTGTCCTCACTGTTGTATGCATACAATTTAAGAACAATACGTGGCACATAGGCACTCACTGAGTAAATACGTGTAGAGTAAAAAATCAAATCGGTAAAATCTATTCCTAAGGTTAAGCTATGTGCGGCCACTTAACTAAGTGGTGCCCTCTGCGCAGACTCTTTCTAGTATCACCACCAAAGATGTCCAGCACCCACTTCCCTATCCATACTCACTTTGAAGGAGGCCGTGGTGTCAGCCTCTGGGTCTTCCTCCTCATGTACCAGGTCCAATAGCTGAAAGTCTGCGTCTCCAGCAGCTTTTGGGGTTCCTGGCGCGTACTCGGATTCCAGGCTGCCGGAGGTCCCTGAGGATcggcggctggagaccacccggTAGCGGCCTTCTTTCCGCACATCTCGAGCTGAGGCGCGGAGATCGCGGCGGATACGCTGCTGGCTGCCCCGGGAAGGGCGCAAGGCAGCCCGCACGAGCTGCTGGACTGGCTCCTCCTGGAGAGCAGCAGGGGAAGATAGGGTAGCGTCAGCAAGGGAGTTGGAGATCCGGTTCCATCCCGGCCGCGACCCAAGATCCCCTTCACACAAATTCCATCACCGCCCAATACCTGAGAGTGCACGGTGGCCACCAACTGGAAGACATTATTCTCCGCCGCTCTCTCCAGACCCTCCGGTGTCTTCTGAGCAGCCGACTCGACGTCGGCATCGCCGCTCCGAAGGCGCTTACAAGCAAGCACTAGAGCCTCGGCTGGCTCCGCGGTGCGCTTCCGCTTCACCCGGAGCACTGCGGTCCTGCCGGCCTCCATAGCGGCTGTCGCGAAGCACTGTGGGAAGGCGAGGGATGCGTCGGGAGAACCCTCCAGTTGTGCTCCAGGTCCCGCCCCCGTGGACGCCCGAAGGTCCCGCCCCGCACGCTGACCACGGCAAGATGGCGGGAGCGGCGGCGGCGGTAGTAAGCCGAGTGATTCCTGCGCCGGGTGAGAAGCTGGGCGTGCTGGGAAGGTGGGGTCGTAGTTGGAGTCCCGGCGACAACTAGCGTAGTGTCCTCTGCCTCAGGCTTGGGTGGAGGTGTCTGGCGTGGGCGTACTCGGATGCCGCGGTGTGCCCCTGTTCCAGACCTTTCCTGAGTACGCAGGTGGCTGCTCGGAGCGCCCTGGCCGGCAGGAGAGTGTGTTTCCAGGCCCGCCCTGGCTTTTCAGTCCGGTTAGCAATGCCTTCGGTGGGCCAGTGGCTGAGCACAGGACGAGGCCTATGTTGCAGACAGCACTCTTGCTTGGTGCCTCGCACCACGAACTGGGCCACTGTTCCTTGATTCAAAAGCTCTGATGACTCGCCTTTTCTAGTCATTGTCGTTGAACACCATTTCATATACCGAACGCCGTAACCAGGAGCAGCCCTGCAAAAGTGGGCACCCGATGTAGACTTGCTTCTGCTTAAAATCCTTGGGTGACTCCTGTTGCGCTTAGAATAGAATGCTTTCGGAAACCGAAAGTCCACGTGTATTTTGTAGAAGCTCACTTCTAATCTCCTATTATTTCTTGTGCGTAAGCGCTTCATTCATTCAGGcttttatcacattttctttatgcatcttGTTCTTTCTACTTTAGTTTATGGCCCTTGGAAAAGTTGGGGTAAGCATTCCTGGCATATAAAAACGATGTCCCTAACTTTTAGCCTGGCTTGCGATGCAGCCTCGCAACTTAAATGTTGTCTTCTTCAGAGTCCTCCTTTTTAATGTGCCCTGTACACTTCCTTTCTTGCACTCACATAGAGTCTATTCTCTAAGGGGTGAAGGACCTTCTCTGTCTTATTATGGTGATCCTATTTATCCCAGTCCCTAACACAGTGCCTGCTATAGAGAAGTTTTGAACGAGTAACTGAAATCTGACTAGTAATACAATTAGGGTTTGCCTTGATGATTTCCATTCATTCCCTCTAAATGTGAGTTCATAGCTTCTGGAGGATGTGGAAAGGGTCAGAGAATGTCTCCTGAATATGAAGTGAGTGCTCCTTCTGAAAGAGGACAAGTCATACTAATATATGAGGGATTTATCCATGGAAGTGTTTACCCAGGACATGGTTCCCATCTAACAACATTTATTTGAGactaagggtgtagctcagtggtagagcacttgcctaccatgtgatgtcctcggttcaatccccaccactgCAAGGAATTAATTATACAGAATTATAAAGCCAGTGACTACAGTTCTGAAAGGATATTGTACTCCTGGTTTTATCCACAGCAATCACAGGCAGAAAAGGAATTCCATTGAACAAAGTTCTATACTACAATCTTGAATTTTAAATGACTTCGGAAGTGGTTGTACATGGACCACAGGATAAGGGTTTTGG carries:
- the Slc7a6os gene encoding putative RNA polymerase II nuclear localization protein SLC7A6OS, whose product is MEAGRTAVLRVKRKRTAEPAEALVLACKRLRSGDADVESAAQKTPEGLERAAENNVFQLVATVHSQEEPVQQLVRAALRPSRGSQQRIRRDLRASARDVRKEGRYRVVSSRRSSGTSGSLESEYAPGTPKAAGDADFQLLDLVHEEEDPEADTTASFKTSDPDVILCNSVEMIRERLTVSEDGPGVGHQEEQKHDDYVYDIYYLEMATPGWIENILSVQPYSQEWDLVNDDQQPDDIYEDEDDENSENNWRNEYPEEESSDGDDSRDSDEYNSLSEEERGSSRRLVWSKYPLDVQKEFGYDNPHDLDSD